A segment of the Armatimonadota bacterium genome:
GTGCCGGCGACCGGGTCGTCACCACTCCCTTCACCTTCGCCGCCACCAGCCACGCCGTCGTCCATGCCGGGGCCCAGCCTGTCTTCGCCGACGTAGACCCGCGGACCTACAACCTGGATCCGGCCGCGGTGGAGGCGGCGGTGGGGGAAAGAGGCGCTCGTGCCTTGATCGTCGTCCACCTCTTCGGGCTGCCCTGCGACATGGCAGCCATCGACCAGATCGTCCGCCGCCACCGCCTGCTGTTGATCGAGGACTGCGCTCAGGCGCACGGTGCCGCCTTCCAGGGGCGCAAGGTGGGGACTTTTGGCCACGCGGCGATCTTCAGCTTCTACCCCACGAAGAACATGACCACGGGTGAGGGCGGGATGGTCGTCACCCCAGACCCGGAGGTGGCCCGTCGGGCGCGGCTGCTGGTGGACCCGCGCTTCGGCGGGGAGTACGTCTACGATGTCATCGGCTACAACTTTCGCATGACCGACGTGGCCGCGGCCATGGGACTGCCGCAGCTGCGCCGCCTGGACGGACACAACGCCATACGGCGCAGACACGCCCGTCTCCTCACCGAGGCCCTGCAGGACCTGGAGTGGCTGCAGGTGCCCCTGGAACCCCCGGGCGCGTACCACGTGTACACCCAGTACACGGTGCGGGTACGGCAGCGGGAGGCGTTCATGGCCCACCTGGAGGCGGAGGGGATCGGGCACAAGATTTTCTATCCTCTGCTCATCCCCCACACGCCGGCCTACCGGCGGCTGGGCTTCGACGGGACCTTCCCCGTCGCGGAGACCCTGACCAGGGAGGTGCTCTCCCTCCCGGTCCACCCCGCGCTGTCGGCGGATGATCTGCAGCGGATCATCGACGCCGCCCGGCGCTTCCGCCCCCGATGAGCCGCGTGCGCCTGGCCGTGGTGGGCCTGGGGCAGTGGGGGCGACACCACGTACGCATCCTGGCCCGACTCCCCGGCGTGGACCTGGTGGGTGTGGTGGACCGGGACCGCCGCGAGGCCCTGCACCTGGCCCAGCGGTTCGAGACGCGACCCTACGCGGACTACCGGGAGCTGCTGGGCAGGGTGCAGGCGGTCTCCATCGCCGTGCCCACGGCGCTGCACTATCAGATGGCGCGGGACTTCCTGGATGCGGGCGCGCACGTCCTGGTGGAGAAGCCGATGACGGTAACCGCGGAGGAGGCGGCGCACCTGGTGGAACTGGCGGCCCGGCGGGAGCGCCTGCTGCTGGTGGGGCACATCGAGCGCTTTAAGCCGGCGGTGCAGCGCCTCTTCCGCCTGGTGCGCGAGCCGCTGGCCATCGAGGCACGGCGGATGCGGCCCTACGACCCGGGGCGGACCATGGACGTGGGTGTGGTCATGGACCTGATGATCCACGACGTAGACATCGTCCAGTCCCTGGTGCCCGGCCGCTTCGAGGAACTGCAGGCCATCGGCGTCTGCGTGCGCAATTCCCACGAGGACCTGGCGGTGGCGCGGTTGCGCAGCAGCAGCGGCTGCCTGATCACCCTGACGGCCAGCCGGGTGGCGGCGCGGAAGACGGCGGAGCTGGAAGTCACCATGTCCGACGGCAGCGTGCACTTGGACTTGCTGCGGCAGATAATCACCGTTCACCACTTCAGCGGCGAAGTGCAGCGGGTGACCGTGCAGGGGGAGGAGCCGCTGGAGCTGGAGCTGCGCCACTTCGTGGAATGCGTGCGCGGCCAGGCTCGCCCCCTGGTCGGCGGGGAGGACGGGCTGCGCTCGCTGCAGGTGGCCGAGGCGCGGATGGTGCAGATCCGGCCGCCGGTGCACGTCTAGGGTGCCTGCCTCCTGGGAGACGCTGCAGGTCCACAGCACCGCTCGCGTTGACCTGGTGGACATCACCGCGCGGGTGGTCGCGCTCCTGCCCGCCGGGGCGGAGGGCGCGCTTGTGCTCTTTACCCCCCACACTACCGCAGCACTTCTACTGAACGAGCACGAGCCGGGCCTCCTGCAGGACCTGCGGGCCTGGCTGGAGCGCCTGGCACCGACGGCGGAGCCCTACGCCCACAACCGGGTGGACGACAACGCCGACGCCCACCTGCGCGCCGTGGCGCTGGGGCCTTCCCTGGTCCTGCCGGTGGCGCAGGGGCGGCTGGCGCTGGGCCGGTGGCAGCGCATCTTCCTGGTGGAGCTGGACGGGCCCCGGACGCGGCAGGTGCGGCTGCGACTGATCACTTGAGAGCGCCTCTGGGAAATCTCGGGTGGCACCACCCCGGGCGGGCTAGGGGCGGACGACGACGCAGGCGGTGACGCTGGCCACTCCGTCAATCTTCTTCAACGCTTCGGTGAGCGCGGGGAAGCCCCGGGTACCCTCCATCTGGGCGATGGCGATGATGTCCACCTCGCCCATGGTCACCACCGCCTCCGTGATCCCCGGCACCCGGCGCACCGCCCGGGCGACTTCCGCGGGGGTCCTGTGCCCCAGCGTGATCAGGAAGTAGGCGGTTTCCAGCACATCCTCATGCTATAGTAAAGCAGTGATTCCGGGGAAGGTTCCCCCCGCGCTGCTCCGCCGTCTCGTCTATCCGCACCTGACCCACCGGCCGGATGTCCTGGTCGCCGCCGGCATCGGGCAGGACAGCGCCGTCCTGGACTTCGGGGCCCACGTCTGCGTCGCCACCTGCGACCCCATCACCGGCGCGGTGCGGCACCTGGGGCGTCTGGCGGTCCACGTGGCCTGCAACGACGTGGCCGCCACCGGCGCCGAGCCTGTGGCCCTGCTGCTCACCCTCCTCTTGCCGCCGGGGGTCCGGGAGGAGGATCTGGAGACGATCATGCGCGAGGCCGGGCACGCCGCCGCGGCCATGGGCGTGGCCATCGCAGGCGGGCACACCGAGGTTACGCCCCGGGTGACCGAGACCGTCGCCGTCGTTACCGCCATCGGTCGTGCGCCGCGCGGCGCTTACGTGCACGCCGGGGGGGCGCGACCAGGCGACGCCCTCCTGCTGACCAAGGCGGCTGGCATCGAGGGGACGGCCATTCTGGCCACGGACCTGGCAGAGCGGCTGGACGGGCCGGTCCCCCGTCAGGTCCTGGAGCGGGCGCGGCGTTTCATCGACGAGGTGAGCGTGCTCCCCGAGGGGCGGGTGGCGGTGCGTGCAGGGGCCACCGCCATGCACGACGTCACCGAGGGCGGGGTGCTCACCGCGGCCTGGGAGCTGGCCGAGGCGTCCGGCCTGGGGGTGACGGTGCGGGCAGACGCCGTGCCCGTGCGCCCTGAGACCGCCGCCATCTGCGCGGCGCTGGGGGCGGATCCCCTGCTGCTCATCGGCAGCGGGGCGCTGCTGGTGACCACGAGTGATCCGGAAGCGACACTGGCAGCGCTGCGCGGTGCCGGCATCCCCGCGGCGCACATCGGCACCATGCTGGCGGGGGAGCGGGTGGTGCAGCAGGGGGGTCGGCTGCAGGCGCTGGCGCCGGCTCCCCGAGACGAGTTGTGGCGCATCCTGGAGGAGTACGCCGCGCGCTGAGGTGGTGCGCCTGCGCCCCGCCTGCTATTATCAGGGCTGAAACTGCACAGGCACGGCTGGGGGAGCTCGGTTGAGCCGGGCTGAGAGTGCAGTCGGTACCGGCGGGTACGCTGCTGCAGACCCCTTGAACCCGATCCAGGTAATTCTGGCGTGGGGAAGCGGAAGAGGAAGCCGCCAGGCCCGGTCGGGTCGGCGGCTCGACCATTTTTGCCGCCTCCGCCAGCACGTGGGGAAGGAGGGAAGATGTGATGTCCCGGGAGCGGTTGCGACGGCTCACGGAGACGGCGATCGCGGTGGCCCTCGTGGCCGTGCTCAGCAACATCCGTGTCTACAAGCTGCCCCAGGGTGGCTCGGTGACAGCGGCCAGCCTGGTCCCCATCTTCTACATCGCCCTGCGCTGGGGCGCCCCCTGGGGTATGCTGGCCGGCGCACTGGCCGGTGTGGTCAACTACATCCTTGAGCCGTTCTTCGTCCACCCCGTCCAGGTGCTGCTCGACTACCCTGCGGCCTTCGGCGCCCTGGGCCTGGCCGGGTTCCTGGCGCGCTGGCCGGCAGCTGGCATCGTCGCTGGCGGGGCGGGCCGCTGGCTGGCCCACTTCGTCTCGGGCGTGGTCTTCTTCGCCTCCTACGCGCCGCCGGGGCAGAGCCCGTGGGTCTACTCGGCGATCTACAACGGCAGCTACATGCTGCCGGAGGTGGTCATCAGCATCGTGGTCACCCTGGTGCTTTTGCGCAGTCTGCAGCGGGTGCAGCCGGCGACGCGGTGAGGGCGCTTATCATCACCCAGTGCCCGGCCCGCGGGCACCGGGCCCTGCGGCGGCTGGCGGCGGCGGCGGATCTGGTGCTGGCCGCAGACGGTGGTGCGCGGGTCGCCCGCCTGGCCGGGGTCGTGCCTCATGAGATCGTCGGCGATCTGGACTCGCTGGATGCGGCTACCAGGCGGTGGGCGAGACAGCGCCGCATCCGGCGTCGCGTCTTCCCCCGGGCCAAGGAGGCCACGGACGCCGAGCTGGCCTTGCGGCAGGCGCGGCGGCGGGGGGCGCGTCTGGTGTGGCTCTTCGGCGCGGTGTCCGGACGGCTGGACCAGACCCTGGCCAACGTACTCCTGCTTTTCGCCGCCCGGCGGCTGCAGGTGGTCGCCCGGCTGACTGACGGCCGGGCGGTGGCCTGTCTGGTGGATGGCGTGGTGGAAGTGCAGGGACGGCAGGGGGACGCCGTCTCCCTGCTGCCCCTCTCGCCGGTGGTGCGGGGGATCACCACGGTGGGGTTGCGCTATCGCCTGCGGCGCGGCGTGCTGCACCGCGGCTCCACCCGAGGCCTGAGCAATGAGATGACCGCCTCCGCCGCTGCGGTGCGCCTCACCGCAGGGGACCTGCTGCTGGTGCACACGCCGCGGTAGCCGTTGGGTCCGGCAGGATTTTCGCATCAACCGCTAATGCGGCGGCTCCGGCCGTCGCCTCGGCTGGTGGTAGAATACGAGCATGCCCGACCACCTCGTCCGCGCCATCGCCGCCGGAGGCAACGTGCTGGGATTTGCCGCGGTGACCACCCACACCGTGGAGGAGGCCCGCCGCCGACACCAGACCGCTCCCACCGCCACCGCGGCGTTGGGACGGACCCTCGCCGCCACCGTGATGCTGGGGGCGGGGCTGAAGGCCGAGCAGCGCCTTACCGTGCGCGTGCTGGGCGATGGGCCGCTGGGCGGCATCATCTCCGAGGGCAACGGCCGCGGAGAGGTGCGCGGCTACGTGCAGAACCCCCGGGTGGACCTGCCCCTGACCCCGCGGCGGAAGCTCAACGTGGGCGCGGCGGTGGGACGGGGGACCCTGCATGTGACCAAAGACGTAGGGTTGCGCTATCCCTATCACGGCAGCGTCCCCCTCGTCTCCGGAGAGATCGGCGAGGATGTGGCCCACTACCTGGTGGTCTCAGAGCAGGTTCCCGCGGTGGTGGCTCTGGGCGTGCTAGTGGCACCAGACCAGCGCGTGGAGGCCGCCGGCGGCTTCATCATCCAGGTTCTGCCCGGTGCCCCCGCCCAGATCCCCCGCTACCTGGAGGAGCGAATGAGCCACCTGCCCGGTGTGACCCAGCTGGTGCGCCGCAGTGGCAGCGCGGCGGAGCTACTCTCTGAGGCGCTGGGCGATCTGGACTCCCGGGTGCTGGAGGAGGTCCCGGTGGCCTTCCGCTGCGGGTGCTCGCGGCAGCGGGTGGAAGGGGTGCTGGTGGCCCTGGGGCGCGATGAGGTGAGCCGGCTGGTCGAAGAGGAGGGCCAGGCCGAAGTGATCTGCCGCTTCTGCGGCGATCGTTACGTGCTGGGCGCTGCGGACGTGGAGCGGTTGTTCACCCCGCGCGCCTGACCCGACCGGACTTGAGGCAGGAGGTGCAGACAACCACTCGCCGCAGCCGTCCGCCGACCACTCCTCGGACGCGCTGCAGGTTCGCCCGGTAGACCCGCTTGGTCCGCCGGTGGGAAAAGCTTACGGAGAAACCCGTTGTCGTGCCCTTGCCGCAGATCTCGCACTGCCGCCCCATGGTATGCCTCTGTGTCGCAGTTGGTCCCCGGCCCCAAAACGCTCACATCCTACCACGCGCCCCGTTGGGGACGCAACGGCATAACCCGCACAGCCCGCCGCTGCGCACCGCTTCCCCCGCTGCCCTTCGGATCGTTTCTTAGAGAGGAAAGGTGCAGCCAGCGGAGAAGACCATGGCCGGCTTGAGCGGTCACGCATCCACCTCTATTTCGCCAGTATCGCCACCTACCGTCGCGTCTCCCCTGCGCGCGCCGGTGCAGTACCTCAAAGGAGTCGGTCCGGCCAGGGCCGCAGCGCTGGCCCGCCTGGGCATCAACACCGTGGGCGACCTGCTGTTGCACCTGCCGCGACGGCACGAGGATCGCAGCCGGCTCACCCCCCTGCGGGACCTGGTGCATGGTAGCGAGACCACGGTGCAGGCCACCGTGGCCGCAGTGAGCCAGTTCCGGCCGCGCCACGGGCTGGTGGTAGTGAAGGCCGCACTGGTGGACGACAGCGGTATCGCCTACGCTGTCTGGTTCAACCAGCCCTACCTGAAGCAGCAGCTGCGCCGGGGCATGCGCGGCCTGTTCTTCGGTCGGGTGGAGCGGCGCGCGGGGGAGATCACCTTGCAGTCCCCGGAGTTCGAGCCCCTGGACGGGGATATGGAGGAGACCTGGCACACCGGCCGCTTGGTCCCCATCTACCCGGCCACGGAGGGACTCTCCCAGCGCGTGCTGCGTACTCTGGTGCGTACCGCCCTCACCCTGCACGCCGCAGAGGCGGAAGAGATCCTCCCCCAGGAGCTGCGGGCGGCCCGTGGGTTTCCGCCGCTGCCGCAGGCCCTGTGGGCTCTGCACTTCCCCGAGACGGTAGAGGCGCAGCAGGCAGCGCGGCGGCGGCTGGCCTTCGAGGAGCTGCTGGTGCTGCAGCTGGGGCTGGCTTTGCGCCGCCGGCAGACGGCGCGGCTGGCCCGGCCGTTTCAGTACGCGCCGGGGACCCTGGTGGACCGTTTCATCGCCGGACTGCCTTTCCCCCTGACGGCGGCCCAGCAGCGGGCCATTGCCCAAATCAGCGCCGAGATGCGAGGACCGCACCCCCTCAACCGCCTCCTCCAGGGGGATGTGGGGTCGGGGAAGACCGTCGTCGCGGTGGCGGCCATGCTCCTGTGCGTACAGGGGGGGTGCCAGGCTGCGCTGATGGCCCCCACGGAGATCCTGGCGGAGCAGCACTACCTGACCGTGCGGCGGCTGGTGGGAGACCTGGGCGTCCGCGTGGTGCTGCTCACCGGCGGCCGCGGCGCCGCGGAGCGGGAGCGGGTGCGCCAGGCGGTGCGCGGCGGCACCGCGGACCTGGTGGTGGGCACGCACGCCCTGATCGAGGACGAGGTGACCTTTGCCCGGCTGGGGCTGGTGGTGGTGGACGAGCAGCACAAGTTCGGGGTGCTGCAGCGGGCGAGGTTGCGGCGCAAGGGATTCGCCCCCGACGTGCTGGTGATGACGGCAACGCCCATACCCCGTACCCTGGCGCTGACCCTGTACGGCGACCTGGACGTGACCGTCCTGGACGAGCTGCCGCCAGGCCGGCGGCCCGTGGCCACCTACTGGCGCCAGGCGGCGGCGCGACCCAAGGTCTACGCCTTCGTGCGCCAGCAGGTCGCGGAGGGCCGCCAGGCCTATGTGGTCTGTCCCCTGATCGAGGACTCAGAGAAGCTGCAGGCCAGGGCCGCGGCGCAGCTGGCGGAGGAGCTGCAGCGGGAGTTCTTCCCGGGGTTGACCGTGGGGCTGCTCCACGGCCGTATGCCCGCGGAGGAGAAGGACCGGGTGATGGACGCCATGCGCCGGGGGAGGATCCAGGTGCTGGTGGCCACCGCGGTGATCGAGGTGGGCATCGACATCCCCAATGCTTCCGTTATGGTCGTCGAGGACGCGGACCGCTTCGGTCTGGCGCAGTTGCACCAGCTGCGGGGGCGGGTGGGGCGAGGGGCGCACCGCTCTTACTGCATCCTCATCGCCTCGCCCTCGACAGAGGAGGGGCGGCGGCGCATGGAGGTGATGGTGGCCACGACCGACGGCTTCCGCATCGCCGAGGAGGACCTGCGGCTACGCGGACCCGGTGAGCTGCTGGGTACCCGGCAGCACGGGCTGCCGGACCTGCGGGTGGCCGACCTGCAGGCGGACCTCCCCCTCATGGAGGAAGCGCGGGAGGTGGCGGCGGAGATTGTGCGGCGGGATCCAGGGTTGCGGGCTTCCGAGCACACCGGCCTGCGGGCGGCGGTGCGGGAGCGCTTTGCCGACGCCAGCCTCCTCCTGGTGAGCTGAGGTGGGCCGGGTCGGTCGCCGGGAGAGCGTGCGCCCGACGGCGCAGCGCGTGCGGGAGGCCCTCTTCCAGAGCCTGGGGGCGCTGCTGCCCGAGGCGGCGGTGCTGGACCTGTACGCGGGTACCGGGGCTCTGGGACTTGAGGCGCTGGCCCGCGGCGCGCGGCGCGTCGTCTTTGTGGAACGCGACCCCCGCCTGGCCGCCCGGATCCGCGAGCACGTGCGGCGGGAGGGATGGACGGCGCGGGCTCAGGTGTGGCGGGCGGCGGTGCGGACGGCTCTGCGTGCCCTGGAGGCGGCCGGGGAGCGGTTCGACCTGGTCCTGCTGGACCCCCCCTACGGTCGGGGGTTGCTGCAGGAGACCCTGGATGCGCTGGCCGGCGGAGCTCTGCTCACTCCGGGGGCGCGGGTCGTCGCTGAGGGGCACTGGCGTGACGAGCCGCATCCTCCCCCCGGCCTGACCTGCGTACGCACCGCCCGCTACGGGGAGACCCGGGTCTGGGAGTACGCCGCGCGGGGCCCGCGCGGCGAGGAGGAGGCCCAGCGGTGACGACAGCGCTGTATCCGGGCAGCTTCGACCCCGCGCACAACGGGCATCTGGACGTGATCCAGCGGGCGGCTGCCATTTTTGACCGTGTGGTGGTGGGCGTGGCCAGAAAGACACAAAAGAACGGGCTCTTCGCGGTTGCCGAGCGTGTAGCCATCCTGCGGGAGGCGACCGCCGGCTTGCGGGGGGTGGAGGTGCGCCCCTACGGGGGGCTGACCGTCGCCTTCGCCCGCCGGGTGGGCGCGGATCTCATCGTCAAGGGGCTGAGGGGGGTTGAGGACTTCGAGCACGAGCTGCGCCAGGCGGTGATGAACCGGCGCCTGGGGGGTCTGGACACCACCTTCTTCATGCCCTCGCCTCCTTACGCGCAGATCAGCTCCACGCTGATCCGCCAGGTGGTCCGCCTGGGCGGGGATGTCTCCGCCTTCGTGCCTGCGGCCGTGGCCCGGCGCCTCCCGCCGCATCGTGGCGTCCGTGGACGGGCGCGCGCCGCGTCGCGCCCCGGGAGGAGCTAGTGGAGTCGGTGCTATCGCTGCTGGACCGCATCGAGACCGTGATCACCCGGGGAGCGCCGGTGCCCCTCTCCGACCGGCGCGTGGTAGACGCGCAGGAAGTGCTGGGGCTGCTGCGCATGATCCGGGCCCAGCTCCCCGCAGAGCTGCACCGGGCGCAGCGCCTGAACGAGGAGGCCGAGGCGCTGCACCGGCGAGCCACAGACGAGGCCCGCCGCATCCTGGTGGAAGCGGAGGCGCACGCCCGCCGTCTGGTGGAGGAGGGGCCGGTGATGGCGGAGGCGCAGCGGCGCCGGGCCCAGATACTGGCTGAGGCGGAGGCGGAAGCGGGGCGCATCCGGCGGGGGGCGGAGGAGTACGCGGCGCGCGTCCTGGCCGACCTGGAGGCGCAGGTGACACGCATCCTAGGTGCCATCCAGCGTGGCCGGAGTCTCCTGGAGCCACCCGAGTGCTAGAGCGGCGCCGTTCCTTGTGGCGGCAGCGGCGGGGTGGCTATAATCTAGGGAGTTTGCCGGGAGCAGGGCCGTGATTGTGCAACTGGACACCATCTGCCGGGAAGAGCCGAGCACGATGCTGGCCTTCACCGAGATGGTCGAAAGCGGGGCGGAGGTGGCCTTCCCCGGGCCGGTGCAGGGGGAGATTCGCTTCACCCGGGAGGGGGAGACCGTCTGGGTGGATGGGGCCGTGGAGACCGAGGTGACGCTTGTCTGCAGCCGCTGCCTGCGTCCCTTCCCCTACCGCCTGAGGGGGACCTTCCGCGAGGGGTTCCGCCAGGGGGCAGGGGATTCAGGACGTCTGCGGGAGGGTGCGGAGCTGATTCTGGATCTGGCCGGGCCGGAGCTGGATATTACCGAGGTGGTGCGGCAGCACCTTTTGATGGCACTGCCGATGGCGCCGCTGTGCCAGCCGGAGTGCCGGGGTCTTTGTCCCGTCTGCGGTGCGGACCGTAACGAGGTGGCCTGCGCCTGCGCCCCGGGGGAGGGCGACCCGCGGCTGGCCGGGCTGCGCGACTTCCGGCCAGCCTCCGGCTGAAGCCGATCTCGCAGCGGCAAGAACTAAGGAGGGAAGGATGTGGGGATTCAGAAGCGACGCCATTCCCGAGCACGGGTCACACGCAGCCGCCGCCAGTGGCGGATCCCTGCGATCTCGCTCGTGGCCTGTCCGCAGTGTCACCAGCTCACGCTGCCCCACCGGGTCTGCCCCGCGTGCGGGTACTACGCCGGCCGGTCGGTGCTGCAGCGGGAGGCAGAGAAGAAGTAGTCCGGTGCCCAGAACAGGCGGGCGGAGGGCCGCAAGGGCGTGACCGTGCGCATAGCCGTCGACGGCATGGGCGGCGACTACGCCCCCGAGGAGGTGGTGGCGGGGGCGGTACAGGCGGCGTCCTCGCTGGGGGTGGAGATCGTGCTGGCGGGGCCCGTCTCCCGGCTTGCACCCTTGCTGCGCAGGGGAGGCGCGCGCCGTCTTCCCATCGAGGTCGTCGATGCCCCCGAGGTCATCGAGATGCACGAGCCGCCGGCTGCGGCCGTGCGGCGCAAGCGCCGCTCCTCCATCCACCTGGCCCTGCAACAGGTGCGGGAGGGACGGGCGGCGGCGGCGGTGAGCGCCGGCAATACGGGGGCGGTCATGGGGGCCGCGCTGCTGGTGCTGGGACGTATCCCCGCTGTGGAGCGGCCGGCCATCGGCGCCATCCTGCCCACCCTGCACAAGACCCCGGCCATCCTGCTGGACGTGGGGGCGAATGTGGATTGCAAGCCCAGGCACCTGCTGCAGTTCGGGGTGATGGGGCACGTCTACGCGCACCGGGTACTGGGGATTCCCGCGCCCCGGGTGGCTCTACTCAGCAACGGCGAGGAGGCCAACAAGGGCAACGAGGTGACCATCCGCGCCGCCGACCTGCTGCGGGCCTCCGGCCTGAACTTCATCGGCAACGTCGAGGGGCGCGACTTCTTCACCGGGCTGGCCGACGTGGTGGTCTGCGACGGGTTTGTCGGCAACATCGTCCTGAAGTTCGGCGAGGGGCTGGCCCTGGCGCTGCGCCAGGTCCTCCGCGACGAGCTGGGACGTGCAGCCGGCAAGCTGCTGCTGCCGCTCTACCTGGCCCCGCTGAAGTGGCGGGGGATGACCCTGTGGCGGCGCCTGGACTACCGGGAGTACGGCGGGGCGCCGCTGCTGGGGGTGGGCGGCATCGTCATCGTGGCCCACGGGCGCTCCAACGCCTGGGCGATCCGCAACGCCATCCGGGTGGCGGCGGAGGCGGCCGCCCGACAGCTCGTAGAGCCTATCGCTGAGAAGATGGCGGAGGTGGAGGGACGGATGGGGCCGGTCCCAGCCACGCTGGGGCCGCGGCCGGTGCCGCCCCCCGGCGGGGCGGAGAGATGAAGGCCGTGCGCGGGTCCACCATCGTGGGCCTGGGACGGGCCATTCCGGACAGGGTGCTGAGCAATGCCGACCTGGAGCGGATGGTGGACACCACCGATGAGTGGATCATCACCCGTACGGGCATCCGGGAGCGGCGCATCGCCTCCGACGAGGTAGCCACCTCCGACCTGGCCTACGAGGCCGCGGTAGAGGCCCTGGAGGACGCCAGGGTAGAGGCGGCGGACCTGGACCTGATCATCGTGGGCACTGCCACCCCGGACATGCTCTTCCCGGCCACGGCCTGCCTGCTGCAGGACCGCCTGGGCGCCAGGCACGCTGGCGCCTTTGACGCCTCCGCGGCCTGCACCTCCTGGGTCTACGGCTGCGCCATGGCGCACGGCTACATTGCCGCGGGGATGGCGGAGACAGTCCTGGTGGTGGGTGCGGAGACCCTCTCCCGAATCACCAACTGGAAGGACCGCTCCACCTGCGTCCTCTTCGGGGACTCCGCGGCGGCGGTGGTGCTGCGGCCGGCCGAGCCGGGACAGGGCTTCCTCTCGTTCATGCTGGGGGCGGACGGCTCCGGGGGGCCGCTGCTGAACATGCCGGCGGGAGGCTCGCGCCTGCCCGCCAGCTTCGAGACGGTGGAGCGGGGGCAGCACTACATCCACATGAACGGGCGCGAGGTGTACAAGTTCGCCGTGCGCTGCATTCCTCGCGCCATCCAGGCGGCGGCGGAGCGGGCCGGCCTCGCCCTGGACGACGTCACCTGCTTCATCCCGCACCAGGCCAATATCCGCATCATCGACGCGGCGGCGGAGCGCCTGGGGCAGCCGCGGGAGAAGTTCTTCGTCAACGTGGAGCGGTACGGCAACACCTCCTCGGCGTCGGTGCCGGTGGCCCTCTACGAGGCCTTCATGGCAGGGCGGATCAGCCCCGGGGACCTGCTGGTCCTGGTGGCCTTCGGCGGCGGCCTGACGTGGGGTGCCGCCGCCCTGCGCTGGACGAAGCCTCTGCGCGCGGCAGGCGGGAGGAGCGGAACGGCCGCCTCCGGGGCGGGGGGAGGGAGTGTGCCATGATCGCCTTCGTCTACCCCGGCCAGGGCGCGCAGTACGTGGGCATGGGAGAATCCATCGCCGCGCGCTACCCCGCGGCGGCGGCCCTCTTCGCCCGGGCCAGTGCCGTCCTGGGGTTCGACCTGCTGGCACTGTGCACCCGGGGCCCGGAGGCGCGGCTGCGGGCCACCGAGAATACCCAGCCGGCCGTCCTGGTGACCGCTCTGGCCTGCGCCGCAGCCCTGGAGATCCACGGCGTACGCCCTGGCGCCGTGGCCGGCCTGAGTCTGGGGGAGTACGCGGCGCTGGTCAGCGCCGGGGTGCTGGAGTTCGAGGACGCGGTGTGGCTGGTGCGGCAGCGCGGCCTTTTCATGCAGGAGGCGGCTGCCGGACGGGAGACGGCCATGGCCGCGCTGATCGGCGTGGAGGCGGAGCAGGTGGAGCGGCTCTGCGCCGCGCATCGCCACCTGGGGGTGGTGGAGCCGGCCAACTACAACGGTGCCGGGCAAATCGTCATCGGCGGGGACGCGGCCGCGGTGCGGGCCGCGGCGGAGGCGGCGCGAGCGGCAGGGGCCCGCCGTGCGGTGCTGCTGGCTGTCTCCGCGCCGTTTCACACCAGCCTGATGGCTCCTGCGGCGGAGCGGCTGGCGGAGGCGCTGGAGCGTGTGCGGCTGGCGGACGCCGCCCTGCCTGTGGTCTCCAACGTGACGGCGGAACCGGTGCGCCGGGCCGAAGAGATCCGCCGCCTGCTGGTGCGCCAGGTGGTCTCCCCGGTGCGCTGGGAGGAGTCGGTGCGGCGTCTGGCCGCCATGGGCGCCTCCGCCTTCGTCG
Coding sequences within it:
- the thiT gene encoding energy-coupled thiamine transporter ThiT, producing MSRERLRRLTETAIAVALVAVLSNIRVYKLPQGGSVTAASLVPIFYIALRWGAPWGMLAGALAGVVNYILEPFFVHPVQVLLDYPAAFGALGLAGFLARWPAAGIVAGGAGRWLAHFVSGVVFFASYAPPGQSPWVYSAIYNGSYMLPEVVISIVVTLVLLRSLQRVQPATR
- a CDS encoding Gfo/Idh/MocA family oxidoreductase; the protein is MSRVRLAVVGLGQWGRHHVRILARLPGVDLVGVVDRDRREALHLAQRFETRPYADYRELLGRVQAVSIAVPTALHYQMARDFLDAGAHVLVEKPMTVTAEEAAHLVELAARRERLLLVGHIERFKPAVQRLFRLVREPLAIEARRMRPYDPGRTMDVGVVMDLMIHDVDIVQSLVPGRFEELQAIGVCVRNSHEDLAVARLRSSSGCLITLTASRVAARKTAELEVTMSDGSVHLDLLRQIITVHHFSGEVQRVTVQGEEPLELELRHFVECVRGQARPLVGGEDGLRSLQVAEARMVQIRPPVHV
- a CDS encoding DegT/DnrJ/EryC1/StrS family aminotransferase gives rise to the protein AGDRVVTTPFTFAATSHAVVHAGAQPVFADVDPRTYNLDPAAVEAAVGERGARALIVVHLFGLPCDMAAIDQIVRRHRLLLIEDCAQAHGAAFQGRKVGTFGHAAIFSFYPTKNMTTGEGGMVVTPDPEVARRARLLVDPRFGGEYVYDVIGYNFRMTDVAAAMGLPQLRRLDGHNAIRRRHARLLTEALQDLEWLQVPLEPPGAYHVYTQYTVRVRQREAFMAHLEAEGIGHKIFYPLLIPHTPAYRRLGFDGTFPVAETLTREVLSLPVHPALSADDLQRIIDAARRFRPR
- a CDS encoding Lrp/AsnC ligand binding domain-containing protein translates to MLETAYFLITLGHRTPAEVARAVRRVPGITEAVVTMGEVDIIAIAQMEGTRGFPALTEALKKIDGVASVTACVVVRP
- a CDS encoding AIR synthase family protein; its protein translation is MIPGKVPPALLRRLVYPHLTHRPDVLVAAGIGQDSAVLDFGAHVCVATCDPITGAVRHLGRLAVHVACNDVAATGAEPVALLLTLLLPPGVREEDLETIMREAGHAAAAMGVAIAGGHTEVTPRVTETVAVVTAIGRAPRGAYVHAGGARPGDALLLTKAAGIEGTAILATDLAERLDGPVPRQVLERARRFIDEVSVLPEGRVAVRAGATAMHDVTEGGVLTAAWELAEASGLGVTVRADAVPVRPETAAICAALGADPLLLIGSGALLVTTSDPEATLAALRGAGIPAAHIGTMLAGERVVQQGGRLQALAPAPRDELWRILEEYAAR
- the hslO gene encoding Hsp33 family molecular chaperone HslO, which codes for MPDHLVRAIAAGGNVLGFAAVTTHTVEEARRRHQTAPTATAALGRTLAATVMLGAGLKAEQRLTVRVLGDGPLGGIISEGNGRGEVRGYVQNPRVDLPLTPRRKLNVGAAVGRGTLHVTKDVGLRYPYHGSVPLVSGEIGEDVAHYLVVSEQVPAVVALGVLVAPDQRVEAAGGFIIQVLPGAPAQIPRYLEERMSHLPGVTQLVRRSGSAAELLSEALGDLDSRVLEEVPVAFRCGCSRQRVEGVLVALGRDEVSRLVEEEGQAEVICRFCGDRYVLGAADVERLFTPRA
- a CDS encoding secondary thiamine-phosphate synthase enzyme YjbQ is translated as MPASWETLQVHSTARVDLVDITARVVALLPAGAEGALVLFTPHTTAALLLNEHEPGLLQDLRAWLERLAPTAEPYAHNRVDDNADAHLRAVALGPSLVLPVAQGRLALGRWQRIFLVELDGPRTRQVRLRLIT
- a CDS encoding thiamine diphosphokinase, producing MRALIITQCPARGHRALRRLAAAADLVLAADGGARVARLAGVVPHEIVGDLDSLDAATRRWARQRRIRRRVFPRAKEATDAELALRQARRRGARLVWLFGAVSGRLDQTLANVLLLFAARRLQVVARLTDGRAVACLVDGVVEVQGRQGDAVSLLPLSPVVRGITTVGLRYRLRRGVLHRGSTRGLSNEMTASAAAVRLTAGDLLLVHTPR
- the rpmB gene encoding 50S ribosomal protein L28, which encodes MGRQCEICGKGTTTGFSVSFSHRRTKRVYRANLQRVRGVVGGRLRRVVVCTSCLKSGRVRRAG